A single window of Vigna unguiculata cultivar IT97K-499-35 chromosome 1, ASM411807v1, whole genome shotgun sequence DNA harbors:
- the LOC114178611 gene encoding protein SIEVE ELEMENT OCCLUSION B-like has translation MNSIGKLGAMQQFVKGGRMMPAAAISDDSVLVKKIVTEHNPEGIEYDVRPLLQIVEDVLIRSTLSSEGVTTGALARVDHVEDRSYHPGQTNTLEALSAKIDRISCEISYKTLGGVDAHSTTVGIFDMLTIFKWDVKIVLTLAAFALTYGEFWLLAQIHDKNQLAKSMAILKQLPSIMEHANSLKPRFDTLNDLVRIIVEVTKCVIEFHDLPSQYITQDITAYTTANNYIPVASYWTIRSIVACAAQITSLTTLGYEIFTSTDAWELSTLIFKLKNIIDHLRQLLNSCREHIGKKMDAEAYHMLRDLFSKPHTDNMKVLKALIYAQDDILPLYDGVTKKRVSLEALRRKNVLLLFSGMEISTDELLILEQIYNESKAHAPRMESRYELVWIPIVDPNSEWTEAKKKQFESLQENMSWYSVYHPSLIGKPVIWFIQSEWKYKNKPILVVLDPQGRVSCPNAIHMMWIWGSAAYPFTSSREEALWKEETWRLELLVDGIDQEILNWIKDGKYIFLFGGDDPEWVRRFVKEARRVAMATQIPLEMVYVGKSNKREQVQKIIDIIIRDKLNTQYWSEQSMIWFFWTRLQSMLFSKLQLKQSDDDDHVMQEIKKLLSYDKQGGWIVLARGSHIVVNGHATTGFQTLVEYDAVWKEHADREGFEPAFKNHYDKVHSVVSPCCRFEFSHSMGRIPERLTCPECRRNMHVLTTFQCCHDEKIDEDFFVSTVTPPTN, from the exons ATGAATAGCATTGGCAAGTTGGGTGCTATGCAACAATTTGTAAAAGGTGGAAGAATGATGCCTGCAGCTGCAATATCTGATGACAGCGTTTTGGTGAAGAAAATAGTGACCGAGCATAACCCTGAGGGGATTGAATATGATGTCAGGCCCCTTCTTCAAATAGTTGAGGATGTTCTAATACGTTCTACCTTGAGTTCTGAAGGTGTTACAACG GGTGCCCTTGCTCGTGTTGATCATGTGGAAGACAGAAGCTACCATCCTGGCCAAACAAACACGCTAGAGGCTCTATCTGCTAAGATTGATAGGATTTCCTGTGAG ATTTCCTACAAGACTCTGGGTGGTGTAGATGCACACTCCACAACAGTTGGAATATTTGACATGCTTACAATCTTCAAGTGGGATGTGAAAATAGTGCTGACATTAGCTGCTTTTGCTCTAACGTATGGTGAATTTTGGCTGCTGGCCCAAATTCATGACAAGAACCAGCTAGCCAAATCAATGGCAATTCTGAAGCAACTACCTAGTATCATGGAACATGCAAACTCTCTGAAACCACGGTTTGATACCCTTAATGATCTAGTTAGAATCATAGTTGAGGTGACCAAGTGTGTCATAGAGTTCCATGATCTGCCATCTCAATATATTACGCAAGACATAACAGCCTACACCACTGCCAACAACTATATCCCAGTTGCTTCCTACTGGACCATCAGAAGTATTGTGGCTTGCGCAGCTCAGATTACTAGCCTCACTACTCTTGGCTATGA GATATTCACATCCACTGATGCTTGGGAGCTATCTACTTTGATTTTCAAGCTCAAAAACATAATTGACCATCTCAGGCAGCTGCTAAATAGTTGCCGCGAACATATTG GGAAAAAGATGGATGCTGAAGCTTACCATATGCTGCGAGATTTGTTTTCAAAACCCCACACTGACAACATGAAGGTTCTGAAAGCTCTGATTTATGCACAGGATGATATTCTACCTCTATATGATGGTGTTACCAAGAAAAGG GTTAGCCTTGAGGCATTGAGAAGGAAGAATGTGCTGCTTCTATTTTCAGGCATGGAGATCTCCACGGACGAGCTTCTGATTCTTGAACAGATCTACAACGAATCGAAGGCTCATGCACCGAGAATGGAGAGTAGATATGAGTTGGTTTGGATCCCAATTGTTGATCCAAACTCGGAATGGACAGAGGCAAAGAAAAAACAGTTTGAGAGCCTGCAAGAAAACATGTCATGGTACTCGGTGTATCATCCGTCTTTGATAGGCAAGCCAGTTATCTGGTTCATCCAGAGCGAATGGAAGTACAAGAATAAGCCAATTCTCGTGGTTTTGGATCCACAAGGGAGAGTTTCTTGCCCCAATGCTATTCACATGATGTGGATTTGGGGAAGTGCTGCCTACCCTTTCACAAGTTCAAGAGAAGAAGCTCTATGGAAGGAAGAGACCTGGAGGCTTGAATTGCTAGTAGATGGCATTGATCAAGAAATTTTGAACTGG ATAAAGGATGGAAAATACATTTTCTTGTTTGGGGGCGATGATCCTGAATGGGTAAGAAGATTTGTGAAGGAAGCCCGCAGGGTTGCAATGGCTACACAAATACCCTTAGAGATGGTGTATGTTGGGAAAAGCAACAAAAGGGAGCAAGTGCAGAAAATCATCGACATAATAATTCGTGATAAACTCAACACTCAATACTGGTCAGAGCAGAGTATGATATGGTTCTTCTGGACCCGTCTTCAGAGTATGctcttctccaagcttcaactGAAGCAGAGCGATGATGACGACCATGTGATGCAGGAAATCAAGAAGCTTCTCAGCTATGACAAACAGGGTGGATGGATTGTTCTGGCAAGAGGGTCTCACATTGTGGTCAATGGGCATGCCACAACCGGGTTCCAAACCCTGGTGGAGTATGATGCTGTGTGGAAAGAACATGCTGACAGGGAAGGCTTTGAACCAGCTTTTAAGAATCACTATGACAAGGTTCATTCCGTTGTTAGTCCCTGCTGCAGATTTGAGTTCTCTCATTCAATGGGGAGAATCCCAGAGAGGCTCACGTGCCCTGAGTGTCGCCGCAACATGCACGTGCTCACCACCTTCCAGTGCTGCCATGATGAAAAAATTGATGAGGACTTTTTTGTCAGCACTGTAACTCCTCCCACCAATTGA